The Candidatus Hydrogenedentota bacterium genome contains a region encoding:
- a CDS encoding 50S ribosome-binding GTPase — translation MRIDTVEFVKSALRPEEYPRDGHPEIAFVGRSNVGKSTLLNALLNRRGIARTS, via the coding sequence ATGAGGATCGACACGGTAGAGTTCGTGAAAAGCGCGTTGCGTCCGGAGGAGTACCCGCGCGACGGGCACCCCGAGATAGCGTTCGTCGGGCGGTCGAACGTGGGCAAATCGACCCTGCTGAATGCGCTCCTGAACCGCAGGGGCATCGCGAGAACCAGC